The stretch of DNA CAGCTTCTCCACACCCCCAGCGATGACCAGGGCCTGCGGCACGCTGCCCAGCGGCGGAAAGCGGAACTCCTCGCCACGGTAGCGGACGGTGCCGCTAGTGAAGTCAATCTCAATCTCATCGTCGGGGATGAGCGTCTTCTCTTCTGGGCCGGCGGCCAGCAGCGCGCGCAACCGTCGCACCAGCGCCGGCAACTCCACACACAGGAATCCATTGTTGAAGGCGTTGCGCAGGTAGGTCTGTGAGAAGCTGCCCGCGATGACCAGCGGGATGCCCTTGGCCTGGAGCGCGGTGACCGCCTGCTCGCGGCTGGAGCCGGTGCCGAAGTTGAAGCCGCCCACCACCACGTCACCCGCCTGCGCGCGCGCCGCGAATTGGGGATCGTAGTTGGCCATCACCACCTCGACCATCTTCTCGCGCGTCATGTCGTCGCGGTAGGTGTAGTCCTTGCCGTAGATGCCGTCGGTGTTCAGATCGTCCTGGGGCAGGAAGATCAGGCGCCCGCGGATCTTCTTCGGGAAGCCGGGGAGGATCTCGACGGTCTCGATCTCTGCCCGCGTCTCCAGCTCAACATAACTCCGCTCCAGCTCGCGGCACACCGCCGGCTCCGGCCCGCAGATGTAGCCTGCCGCAGCCGAAGCCGCGACCACCGCCGGGCTGGCTAGGTAGCAACGTGCCTCGCGCGAGCCCATGCGTCCCTTGAAGTTGCGGTTGGTGGCGGAGACGCCGACCTCGCCCGGCTCGAGCAGCCCCACGCCCAGCCCGATGCACGGCCCGCAGCCCGCGGGCAAGGGCACCGCGCCCGCGGAGACCAGCTTCTGCCAGACGCCCCGGCGCTCGGCTTCCTCTTGTACCCAGCGGCTGGCCGCGCCCAGGTAAAGCTTCACGCCGGGCGCGACCTTCTTGCCATCGAGTGCGGAGGCGGCGGCTTCCAGGTCTTCCATCCGCGAGTTCACGCAGGAGAGCAGGTAGGCCTTCTGGATGGCGACGTGCTTCTGCTCGATCTGGGCCATTGGCTGCATCACCTGCACCGTGTCCGGCCCGGAGACGTGAGGCGTCACCTGCGCGAGATCGAGCGCGATGCGCGCGGCGTAGATGGCATCGCGGTCGGGCGCGGGCGGATTCGCCGTCGACCGCGCCAGATCTTTCTCCGTGATGCGCTCCACGCCCTCGCGTGCCAGCGCCTCGCGCCGCTGCCGCAGCCATGCCAGCGTGACCGCGTCCGCCGGGAACCAGCCCACCAACGCTCCCCACTCGGTGGACATGTTGGCGATGGTCAGGCGCGCCTCCATGGAGAGCGAGGCCACGCCCGGCCCGGCGAACTCCACCGCCGCGTTCAGCACTTCTTCGCTATAGAGGCCGCAGAGCGCGATGATCACGTCCTTGCCGGTCGCGCCTGCGGGCAGCCGGCCTTCGAGCACGACTTGCACCGTGCGCGGGATCTGCCACCAGAAGTCGCCGGTGGCCCAGATGGCGGCGGCGTCGGTGCGCACCACCGGCGTGCCCAGGGCGCCCAGCGCGCCGTACATGTTGGAGTGCGAGTCCGAGGCCACCACCAGTGCGCCCGGATGCACATAGCCGCGCTCCACCATGATCTGGTGGCCGATGCCCAAGCCGGCAGGATAGAAATCGATGCCGTGCTGGCGGGCGAAGGCTTCGATCGAACGATACTTGGCGAGGTTGGCGTCGTCTTTATTCTGGATGTC from Terriglobales bacterium encodes:
- the lysF gene encoding homoaconitase, whose protein sequence is MAQTVVEKIAQAHLAEGPKRPLRAGDFVSLRPRHVMTHDNTSAVMKKFQAIGAAKIHDPRQPVFALDHDIQNKDDANLAKYRSIEAFARQHGIDFYPAGLGIGHQIMVERGYVHPGALVVASDSHSNMYGALGALGTPVVRTDAAAIWATGDFWWQIPRTVQVVLEGRLPAGATGKDVIIALCGLYSEEVLNAAVEFAGPGVASLSMEARLTIANMSTEWGALVGWFPADAVTLAWLRQRREALAREGVERITEKDLARSTANPPAPDRDAIYAARIALDLAQVTPHVSGPDTVQVMQPMAQIEQKHVAIQKAYLLSCVNSRMEDLEAAASALDGKKVAPGVKLYLGAASRWVQEEAERRGVWQKLVSAGAVPLPAGCGPCIGLGVGLLEPGEVGVSATNRNFKGRMGSREARCYLASPAVVAASAAAGYICGPEPAVCRELERSYVELETRAEIETVEILPGFPKKIRGRLIFLPQDDLNTDGIYGKDYTYRDDMTREKMVEVVMANYDPQFAARAQAGDVVVGGFNFGTGSSREQAVTALQAKGIPLVIAGSFSQTYLRNAFNNGFLCVELPALVRRLRALLAAGPEEKTLIPDDEIEIDFTSGTVRYRGEEFRFPPLGSVPQALVIAGGVEKLVTKRLQILD